The genomic window GACAGCTGACGACGCCGGCGAGCAGGTCGGAATGGCCGCCAATGAACTTGGTTGCACTGTGCATGGAGATGTCGATGCCGCGTGCCAGTGGCCGCTGGATGATCGGTGGTGCCAGGGTGCTGTCACAGACCGTGATCAGCTCGTGGTCGCCGGCCCATGCGGCCAGCGCACCGAGGTCGGTGACCCTGAGTTGCGGGTTCGACGGCGTTTCGAACCAGATCATGCGGGTAGTCGGTCGCACGGCCGCGGCGAGGCTGCCGATGTCTGTCGTATCCACGAGGCTGAACTCGATCCCCTTCGGCAGCAGTTCGTCCTGGAGGTAGCGCCGCACGCCGTGATAGCAATCCTCGCCCAGCAGCAGGTGGTCACCTGGCTTGAGCAGGTTGAAGACCGCGCTGGCCGCTGCCATGCCCGAGGCAAACGCGAACGACTGTCGCGCGCCTTCAATCGCCGCAATGGCCGCTTCGAAGCGATCGCGGGTCGGGTTGGAATAGCGACTGTAGACATGCGGGCCGGCATCGCGCACGTAGGTCGTGGAGGGCGAGAGTGCCGAACCGACTGCACCGTCGGCTTCGGGCTCGCGTCCGGCATGGACCAGGAGTGTTTCCAGTGCGGTAGTCTGTTTGCTCATGCTGCCTGCAGCCGTTGTCTTCGGATGAGCGCTGATTGTCACACAGCACGCTGGCCGTGCAACAGCAGGCTACCGGCGGCTACACTTAGTGCAGAGCACAACGCAAGGAGCGACACCATGCA from Gammaproteobacteria bacterium includes these protein-coding regions:
- a CDS encoding PLP-dependent aspartate aminotransferase family protein; the encoded protein is MSKQTTALETLLVHAGREPEADGAVGSALSPSTTYVRDAGPHVYSRYSNPTRDRFEAAIAAIEGARQSFAFASGMAAASAVFNLLKPGDHLLLGEDCYHGVRRYLQDELLPKGIEFSLVDTTDIGSLAAAVRPTTRMIWFETPSNPQLRVTDLGALAAWAGDHELITVCDSTLAPPIIQRPLARGIDISMHSATKFIGGHSDLLAGVVSCHDEELAEAIGRWQGNAGAVPSAFDCWLLLRSLSTLSVRVRQQCDSALRVASWLAGHPEVEKVFYPGLAGAEGHEVAATQMVGFGGLLSFCLRGDEERARKLAQRTRLFIEATSLGGVESLIEHRASIEGEHRRSPDNLLRLSIGLEHVDDLLADLEAAIASL